In Sandaracinaceae bacterium, the genomic window TGCGGGCGTGGACCGCCTCTACTCCATGATCCTGATGGAGGAGCAGGCGCGCGTGGGCGACTCGGCCAGTGGCTTCTCGCTGCACTCCGACATCGTCGCGAACTACGTGCTGAACTTCGGTACGCCCACGCAAAAGGAGCACTGGCTGCCGAAGATGGCGAGCGGCGAGGTGGTCACGGCCATCGCCATGACCGAGCCCGGCACCGGGTCCGACCTGCAGGGCATTCAGGCCACGGGCAAGCTCGAGGGAGACGAGTACGTCATCAACGGCGCCAAGATCTTCATCACCAACGGCTTCCTCTGCGACATGGCCATCGTCGCGGTGAAGACCGGCGAGGGCGCGAAGGGCTCGGCCAACGTGTCGCTGATGATCGTCGAGGCGGACCGCGCGGGCTTCACGAAGGGCAAGCCGCTCAACAAGGTGGGCATGAAGGGGCAGGACACCTGCGAGCTCTTCTTCGACAACGTGCGCGTGCCCAAGGCCAACCTGCTGGGCACGGAGGGCATGGGGTTCATCATGCTCATGAAGGAGCTGGCATGGGAGCGCATGATGATCGCCATCATGTGCGCGGCGGGCGCCGAGTTCGCGCTGGCGACCACGGTCGAGTACGTCAAGCAGCGCAAGGCCTTCGGCAAGCCCGTCGCGGCGTTCCAGAACACGCGCTTCAAGCTGGCCGAGATGCGCAGCGAGATCCAGATCGCGCGCGTCTACGTGGACAAGTGCATGGAGCTGGTGCTGGAGCGCAAGCTCAGCCCAGAGGCGGCGTGCGCGGCCAAGTACTGGGTCAGCGACCTGCTCAGCCGCGTGGTGGACGAGTGCGTCCAGCTGCACGGCGGCTACGGCTACATGCTCGAGTACCCCATCGCGAAGGCCTACATCGATACGCGCGCCAACCGCATCTACGGCGGCACCAACGAGATCATGAAGGAGCTCATCTCGCGCAGCATCTAGGCGACCGCCGCGCGCTCCACCTCGCCCTCACCGGACCATCACACAAGGCGCACGCGCCCAGGGAAAGAAGCCAATGAGCAAGCTACGTTTCGATGACCGAGTCGCGATTGTCACAGGCGCGGGCGCAGGCCTCGGCCGCTCCCACGCGCTGCTGCTGGGCAGCCTGGGCGCGAAGGTGGTGGTCAACGACCTGGGCGGCGCGGCCACCGGCGAAGGCAAGTCGTCGTCGGCGGCGGACAAGGTCGTGGACGAGATCCGCACGGCGGGCGGCCAAGCGGTGGCCAACTACGACTCGGTCGTGGACGGCGCGGCCATCGTGAAGACGGCCGTGGACGCGTTCGGGCGCGTGGACATCGTCATCAACAACGCCGGCATCCTGCGCGACGTGAGCTTCGCGAAGATGACCCAGGCGGACTGGGACATCGTGCTGGCCGTGCACCTGACGGGCTCGATGAGCGTCAGCCACGCAGCGTGGCCCATCCTGCGCGAGCAGGGCTACGGGCGCATCGTGATGACCACCTCGGCGGCGGGCATCTACGGCAACTTCGGTCAGGCCAACTACAGCGCCGCCAAGCTGGGCCTGATGGGCCTCGCGAACACGCTGGCGGAAGAGGGGCGCAACAAGAAAGTCCACGTGAACACCATCGCGCCCATCGCTGCGTCGCGCCTGACGGAGACGGTGCTGCCGGCCGAGATCCTGAAGTCCCTCAAGCCCGAAGCGGTGAGCCCGCTGGTGGCGTGGCTGTGCCACGAGGACTGCGAAGAGACCAAGGGCCTGTTCGAGGTGGGCGCGGGGTACGTGGCCAAGCTGCGCTGGGAGCGCACCGCAGGGACGCTGTTCCCCATCTCGCGCGCCTTCACGGTGGACGACGTGGCCGCGCGCTGGTCGAAGATCACCGACTTCGAGGACAGCGAGCACCCCACGACGATCAACGAGTCGATGGCGCCCGTGCTGCGCAACGTCACGCAGCCCAGCCTGGGCGGCAACGAGTTCATCGACCTGGACGTGGCCACCAAGACCACGGTCGAGCTCGAGTCCAGCTACGACGAGAACGACCTGGCGCTGTACGCGCTGGGCGTGGGCGCCGCGCGCGACGCGCTGGACAAGAGCGAGCTCAAGTTCGTGTACGAGCTGGGGAGCGAGTTCCAGGCGCTGCCCACGTTCGGCGTGATGCCGCAGATCAGCGCCATGCTGAAGGCCGCCAAGGAGGGCACGCTGACGCTGCCCGGCATGAGCTTCGGCTTCGACCGGCTGCTGCACGGCGAGCAGTACACCGAGCTGCGCGGCCCCATGCCCAAGAAGGCCAAGCTGAAGCACGTCTTCAAGTTCAAGGAGGCCTTCGACAAGGACCCCAACGCCGTCGTCACGTTCGCCATCTCCTCGCTGGACGAGGACGGCAACGAGGTGGCCTACAACGAGATGACCTCGTTCGTGAAGGGAGCCGGCGGCTGGGGCGGGCAGCGCGGGCCGAGCGCGGACGTCAACGTGCCCCCCGCGCGTGAGCCGGACGCCGTCATCGAGGAGAAGACCGACGCGCAGAACGCGCTCCTGTTCCGCCTCTCGGGCGACTGGAACCCGCTGCACGCGGACCCGGACTTCGCCAAGGCCTTTGGCTACGAGCGCCCCATCCTGCACGGGCTGTGCACCTACGGATACGCCGGGCGCCACGTGATCAAGGCGTTCGCCAAGAACGACGGGCGCTTCATGAAGAGCATCAAGGTGCGCTTCGCGAAGAACGTGTTCCCCGGCGAGACCCTGGTGACGCGCATGTGGAAGGAGAGCGACACGCGCGTGGTGTTCGAGACACGCGTGAAGGAGCGCGACGAGGTGGTCATCAAGAACGCCGCGGTCGAGCTGTTCGCCGAGCTACCCAAGCCCGTGGCGAAGGCAGCGCCAGCCGCGGCCACGTCGGCGGCCTCGGGCGCCGGCGCACCTGCAGTCGAACAAGGCGTCACCCTGGCGGA contains:
- a CDS encoding acyl-CoA dehydrogenase family protein, producing MSSLHVPKPVAPMMPRTLFDADHETFRGTARRFFETEVAPFQAKWEAQQHIDRALWNRAGELGLLCCTLPAEYGGAGVDRLYSMILMEEQARVGDSASGFSLHSDIVANYVLNFGTPTQKEHWLPKMASGEVVTAIAMTEPGTGSDLQGIQATGKLEGDEYVINGAKIFITNGFLCDMAIVAVKTGEGAKGSANVSLMIVEADRAGFTKGKPLNKVGMKGQDTCELFFDNVRVPKANLLGTEGMGFIMLMKELAWERMMIAIMCAAGAEFALATTVEYVKQRKAFGKPVAAFQNTRFKLAEMRSEIQIARVYVDKCMELVLERKLSPEAACAAKYWVSDLLSRVVDECVQLHGGYGYMLEYPIAKAYIDTRANRIYGGTNEIMKELISRSI
- a CDS encoding SDR family NAD(P)-dependent oxidoreductase, translating into MSKLRFDDRVAIVTGAGAGLGRSHALLLGSLGAKVVVNDLGGAATGEGKSSSAADKVVDEIRTAGGQAVANYDSVVDGAAIVKTAVDAFGRVDIVINNAGILRDVSFAKMTQADWDIVLAVHLTGSMSVSHAAWPILREQGYGRIVMTTSAAGIYGNFGQANYSAAKLGLMGLANTLAEEGRNKKVHVNTIAPIAASRLTETVLPAEILKSLKPEAVSPLVAWLCHEDCEETKGLFEVGAGYVAKLRWERTAGTLFPISRAFTVDDVAARWSKITDFEDSEHPTTINESMAPVLRNVTQPSLGGNEFIDLDVATKTTVELESSYDENDLALYALGVGAARDALDKSELKFVYELGSEFQALPTFGVMPQISAMLKAAKEGTLTLPGMSFGFDRLLHGEQYTELRGPMPKKAKLKHVFKFKEAFDKDPNAVVTFAISSLDEDGNEVAYNEMTSFVKGAGGWGGQRGPSADVNVPPAREPDAVIEEKTDAQNALLFRLSGDWNPLHADPDFAKAFGYERPILHGLCTYGYAGRHVIKAFAKNDGRFMKSIKVRFAKNVFPGETLVTRMWKESDTRVVFETRVKERDEVVIKNAAVELFAELPKPVAKAAPAAATSAASGAGAPAVEQGVTLADIFAGVATYVGQNPQLANQTKTSFQFHFHAPDQSYFIDLKNAPGAAGAGVLDAPDVTLEIDTEHGEKLFGGDLAAVQKLYFGGTLKISGNVMASNKLAALQAMDQKLVEEARARRVAAGGGASAASGAVSTGSAGGAGGESQEVTVGDLFSAVAAEIAQKPELVDKAKTGFQFHFENPTCSFFIDLKSAPGGAGPGELSGPDVTIALDTKYLPTLFGGDMAAVQKLFFGGQLKISGNVMASNKLSVLQGMDKQRVEDARKARLAGGGATAPAATSAKAAARKAEAADAIAALGARLTTQPARTGVVQLRVKDPDGAWSIDLGANPPSVSEGSRDDAAATITVGDAQLGALVRGEANMQELFQKGALTIDGDLMLARQLEQAK